GGGGTCGCGGGGATCTCCGCGGCAAGCCTGGTCAAGCTCAGTGCTCCTTCCACCTCGCTGAGTTCTTCAGCCTCCTCCGGGCAGGAAGGTTTGGAGGCCCCTCGCAGTTCACTGCCCGGCTCTGCATCCGCACGACCCACACTGCGCCTTGGTTGGTCACCCTGGGCTGATGCTGAGGTGGTGAGCCTCATTGCTCAGGCTGTGATCCAGCAGGCTTACAACGTGAGGGTCGAGCGTGTTCTCGCCGATATCGGCATTCAGTACGCCTCCCTTGCCCGTGGTGATCTGGACCTGATGCTGATGGCATGGTTGCCGTTGACGCATCGTGACTATTACCGGCGGGTACGCGATCGGGTCGTCGACTTTGGCTCGATGTACTCAGGCCGTCTGGGCTGGGTGGTTCCGGACTATGTGCCTGCTTCGGATCTCTCCTCCATCGCTGATTTACGCGATCCTTCTCTGGCGGCCCGCTTCGACAACCGCGTGCAGGGGATTGACCCCGGTTCGGGTCTGAATCAGGCCTCGGTCGAAGCACTCAAGAGTTATCGCCTCAATGATCTGGAGCTGGTGGCGTCCAGCAGTGCTGCAATGACGGCGGTGCTTGATCAGGCGATCCGTCAGCAACGTTGGGTGGTGGTCACCAGCTGGACTCCCCACTGGATGTTCGCTCGCTACAAGTTGCGTTTTCTGCAGGATCCGCAACGGGTGTTCGGTGGTATCGAGTGGATTCATGCGCTTGGTCGTCCTGAGCTGGATCTGGAGATGCCAGATGTGGCCGGTTTCCTCACGCGTTTCTACTTGCCTGATCAGGAGATGTCGGATCTGTTGCTGCAGGCCAATGAGCAGTCGGCCGAGGCCGCTGTTGACGACTACATCGCATCGCATCCGGCGCGCGTTCGCTACTGGAGCACCGGCGAGATTGCCTCAGGCTGATGACTCTCGGGAATCAAAGGTATCGGCGCAATGGCTGCTGCAGAACCATGCATGCACCTGACCTCTTTGTCGATGTGGCGTGGAGGGCTTGATGTGGACCTGCATTCCGCAGATCGGATCCGTTGATTCCTTCACGTAGGTCGCGGGTTCTGCGTCGAAATGCTGCGCGCAGCGTGAGCTGCAGAACAGAATCGTCTCCTTGGCGTGTTCACGCCGGCTGCCTGGCTTCGCGGGATTGACGCTCATCCCGCAGACGGGATCTTTGTCTTGCTTCCCGAGGTCTGTGGAGTTGTCATGACTCACCTCAGGGGTGGTTGCGGGTTCTGGCTCGGTCTGCTGATCGAAGTGCTCAGCGCAGTGATCCGAGCAGAACCAGAATTGATGGCCATTCCGCTTCCGCGTGGCCGGTGCGTTGGCTTTTTCCACCTGCATTCCGCAGATCGGATCGAGGGCATATCCGGCACCGCCTCCGAAGCGTTCTTTGTTGCGAGCCAGCCACCAAGACATCACAAGAATGCTGAGGGCGACCAGATTGAGCCATGTGGTGCTGTTCCAGCCGATCGACAGGCTCTGCCCAGCATTGATTCGAAGGTCAGGAATCAGTCCTGAGATTCGGAACAGTCCCTCAACGGACAGGCCGCTGATGGACATCAACAGCCAGAGGCCGAGCAGCATGCGCAGAGCCAGGCGCGGTCCGTAGTACTTCCTGTAGATCAACAGCAGCGGCAATGTGATCAGGTCAGCGAAGATGAACGCGATCACGCCACCGAAGGACACGCCCCCAGTCCATAAAGCCGCTGCCATAGCAACGTTGCCGACGGAGCAGACGAAGCTGATGATGGCGATCAGGGGGCCAATCAATGCGTTCTGGATCGATGTCCAGATCCCCTGGTTCTGCATGAATACAATCCGCCAGAGCGCGTCCGGCACCAGGGTGCTGAGCATGCCGGCCACCACAAAGCCGATCAGCAGCTCTTTGCGCAGCATCG
Above is a window of Synechococcus sp. BIOS-E4-1 DNA encoding:
- a CDS encoding glycine betaine ABC transporter substrate-binding protein: MSARQIRRRAFLLGGLGVAGISAASLVKLSAPSTSLSSSASSGQEGLEAPRSSLPGSASARPTLRLGWSPWADAEVVSLIAQAVIQQAYNVRVERVLADIGIQYASLARGDLDLMLMAWLPLTHRDYYRRVRDRVVDFGSMYSGRLGWVVPDYVPASDLSSIADLRDPSLAARFDNRVQGIDPGSGLNQASVEALKSYRLNDLELVASSSAAMTAVLDQAIRQQRWVVVTSWTPHWMFARYKLRFLQDPQRVFGGIEWIHALGRPELDLEMPDVAGFLTRFYLPDQEMSDLLLQANEQSAEAAVDDYIASHPARVRYWSTGEIASG
- a CDS encoding permease — protein: MDINQVAPLLIGQSLWSGWLMFWATLWPLVLGFCLSGLVQACASRNAMERVMGSHKPGAILRASGLGMVSSSCSYAASAMSKNLFARGADFITAQVFMVASTNLVLELGLVLIVLLGWQFAAAEFIGGPLMIILLAWWGPHLFPVRLTRPAQERLRESAIANAADAGSSTPERLGSRLRSPATWANAASYALADLTMLRKELLIGFVVAGMLSTLVPDALWRIVFMQNQGIWTSIQNALIGPLIAIISFVCSVGNVAMAAALWTGGVSFGGVIAFIFADLITLPLLLIYRKYYGPRLALRMLLGLWLLMSISGLSVEGLFRISGLIPDLRINAGQSLSIGWNSTTWLNLVALSILVMSWWLARNKERFGGGAGYALDPICGMQVEKANAPATRKRNGHQFWFCSDHCAEHFDQQTEPEPATTPEVSHDNSTDLGKQDKDPVCGMSVNPAKPGSRREHAKETILFCSSRCAQHFDAEPATYVKESTDPICGMQVHIKPSTPHRQRGQVHAWFCSSHCADTFDSRESSA